The proteins below are encoded in one region of Sulfurospirillum tamanense:
- a CDS encoding MotA/TolQ/ExbB proton channel family protein, with amino-acid sequence MVTWVVLGWLSVYFIATLTILFARWSQLSQWHERERASLESIMMGSKNVRDDSILKRCVSSASYSINLLKVCKNVAEKNATIGLSWLSVIASTSPFIGLFGTVVSILETFGGLGNASSASLGVIAPAISEALIVTAAGIFVAIPAYSFHILLKRKAYEVLSLVERQAEIIASNAKAGEAKSGHDQLG; translated from the coding sequence GTGGTAACTTGGGTTGTTCTGGGTTGGTTGTCCGTTTATTTTATAGCAACTCTCACCATTCTTTTTGCTAGATGGTCACAGCTTTCTCAGTGGCATGAGCGTGAACGCGCTTCTTTGGAGTCCATTATGATGGGCTCCAAAAATGTCAGAGACGATTCAATTTTGAAGCGCTGTGTTTCTTCGGCTTCCTACTCAATCAACCTTTTAAAAGTTTGCAAAAATGTTGCAGAAAAAAATGCAACCATTGGTTTGTCATGGCTTTCTGTTATTGCCTCCACCTCTCCTTTTATTGGTTTGTTTGGAACGGTTGTCTCAATTTTAGAGACTTTTGGTGGTCTTGGAAATGCTTCAAGCGCTTCTTTGGGTGTTATTGCACCCGCTATTAGCGAGGCTCTGATTGTAACAGCTGCTGGCATTTTTGTTGCCATTCCTGCCTATTCTTTTCATATTTTGCTTAAGCGCAAAGCCTACGAAGTCCTAAGCCTAGTTGAGCGTCAAGCAGAAATTATTGCTTCTAATGCAAAGGCCGGTGAAGCAAAGAGCGGACATGATCAATTGGGATGA
- the atpC gene encoding ATP synthase F1 subunit epsilon, translated as MSTLKLEVVTPLGLIFSHDVKAVTLPGVEGEFGILPGHASFVSMLKAGVMDIELESGKHDVVAVNWGYVKVDEEKVIVLADGAVSVRGSNESEIAASIENANKLIESMGDSETSIALAKARIESIARLR; from the coding sequence ATGAGCACATTAAAATTAGAAGTTGTCACTCCGCTTGGACTCATCTTTTCCCACGATGTTAAAGCGGTAACCCTCCCAGGGGTTGAGGGTGAGTTTGGTATCTTGCCAGGCCACGCCTCTTTCGTTTCTATGTTAAAAGCGGGAGTTATGGACATTGAATTGGAAAGCGGCAAGCACGATGTGGTTGCCGTGAACTGGGGATATGTTAAGGTGGATGAAGAGAAGGTTATTGTTTTGGCTGATGGGGCTGTTTCGGTTCGCGGCAGCAATGAAAGCGAGATTGCGGCCTCTATAGAAAATGCCAATAAACTCATTGAAAGCATGGGTGATTCTGAGACTTCTATTGCCTTGGCAAAAGCAAGAATTGAGAGTATTGCAAGATTGCGCTAA
- a CDS encoding biopolymer transporter ExbD, with amino-acid sequence MINWDETPDLNITPLVDVMLVLLAILMVTTPTLVYEENISLPDGSQKVAVSQLPEIEIRADADRKIFIKNDAFTYASFADNFILYGEGFSKDTPVYIKADKRLFYEDVMYILKSVKEAGFHKVALETGG; translated from the coding sequence ATGATCAATTGGGATGAGACACCTGATTTAAACATTACGCCTTTGGTGGATGTTATGTTGGTGTTGTTAGCAATTTTAATGGTGACAACACCAACCTTGGTCTACGAAGAAAATATTTCTTTGCCTGATGGATCCCAAAAAGTGGCCGTAAGTCAGTTGCCAGAAATAGAAATTCGTGCGGATGCTGATCGTAAAATTTTCATTAAAAATGATGCTTTTACTTACGCTTCATTTGCAGATAATTTTATTTTATATGGTGAAGGCTTTAGTAAGGATACGCCAGTTTATATTAAAGCAGATAAGCGACTTTTTTATGAGGATGTAATGTATATTCTCAAAAGTGTAAAAGAAGCAGGATTTCATAAGGTAGCCTTGGAAACTGGTGGCTAA